In one Thermosipho ferrireducens genomic region, the following are encoded:
- a CDS encoding elongator complex protein 3, protein MILPIFLPNAGCKHKCIFCDQFTMTGEKMPDLKKIEALLKSNNNVSEVAFYGGTFTGLPFRLQEKFFQTVKDFFPDALLRISTRPDEISEEIVRILKNYKVNVVELGIQSMYDDVLSASGRGHTVEDNIRAIKQLLESNIQVSAHLMIGLPEDSFYKSYMSMLLLIKNGVKIFRIHPTLVFKNTELEKMFIDGNYEPLSLEEALYTTSEMFLLSVSEKVKIIRLGYYVPESQKKSIIAGPYHPSFGDMVKADAIKKIITRLNIKNVFFEKRYESWFNSYGNKQLPLKSRKIISRGIFFENLSFEEAAKLALEKGVEKI, encoded by the coding sequence GTGATATTACCAATATTTCTTCCAAATGCTGGTTGTAAGCATAAATGTATTTTTTGCGATCAATTTACAATGACAGGCGAAAAGATGCCAGACTTAAAAAAAATAGAGGCGCTATTAAAAAGTAATAATAATGTTTCTGAAGTTGCTTTTTATGGGGGGACCTTCACGGGTCTCCCTTTTAGGTTACAGGAAAAGTTTTTTCAAACTGTTAAAGATTTTTTTCCGGATGCCTTGCTGAGGATTTCTACAAGACCAGATGAAATATCAGAAGAAATTGTTCGTATATTAAAAAATTATAAGGTAAATGTTGTTGAGCTTGGAATACAAAGTATGTACGACGATGTTTTAAGTGCATCAGGAAGAGGCCATACTGTAGAAGATAATATAAGAGCAATTAAACAGCTTCTGGAATCAAATATTCAGGTATCAGCACATTTAATGATAGGACTTCCTGAAGATAGTTTTTACAAATCATACATGTCAATGCTTTTACTTATAAAAAACGGTGTTAAGATTTTTAGAATACATCCGACTCTGGTTTTTAAAAACACAGAATTGGAAAAGATGTTCATCGATGGAAATTATGAGCCACTTTCGTTAGAAGAAGCACTTTATACAACTTCTGAAATGTTTTTACTTTCAGTTTCTGAAAAGGTAAAAATAATTAGATTGGGATATTATGTTCCAGAGTCTCAGAAGAAGTCGATAATTGCCGGTCCATATCATCCATCTTTTGGAGATATGGTAAAAGCAGATGCAATAAAAAAAATAATAACACGATTAAATATTAAAAATGTATTTTTCGAAAAAAGGTACGAGAGCTGGTTTAATTCGTATGGGAACAAACAACTGCCACTTAAAAGTCGTAAAATAATATCCAGAGGCATTTTTTTTGAAAATCTGTCGTTTGAAGAAGCTGCTAAGCTCGCTCTTGAAAAGGGAGTTGAAAAAATATGA
- a CDS encoding GatB/YqeY domain-containing protein, with protein sequence MLKEKIMSDLKDAMKKRDEIKVRVLRLLNTAIKNFEVEKMKEAGDEDISQLVLKEIKKRQESIQAYKKAGRDDLAMEEENELKILQEYAPKMMTEEEIRNFVKQVIEKLQATQKDFGKVMKETMKALKGKAEGSVVSKIVKELLS encoded by the coding sequence ATGTTAAAAGAAAAAATTATGAGTGATTTAAAAGATGCTATGAAAAAGCGAGATGAAATAAAAGTAAGAGTTTTAAGACTTCTAAATACTGCTATAAAAAACTTTGAGGTTGAAAAAATGAAAGAAGCAGGTGATGAAGACATAAGTCAGTTAGTATTGAAAGAAATAAAAAAGCGCCAGGAATCAATACAGGCATACAAAAAAGCAGGAAGAGATGATTTAGCCATGGAAGAAGAAAATGAGTTAAAGATATTGCAAGAATATGCGCCTAAAATGATGACTGAAGAGGAAATAAGAAACTTTGTAAAACAAGTTATAGAAAAGCTGCAGGCTACTCAGAAAGATTTTGGTAAAGTGATGAAAGAAACAATGAAAGCGTTAAAAGGAAAAGCCGAAGGTTCCGTTGTAAGTAAAATAGTAAAGGAGCTTCTTTCGTGA
- a CDS encoding histone deacetylase family protein has product MKVISVLNKSYRPTLEIDNGKIVDNPEVPERLELIESFVDQNFEKLTFKKFPEFYVYQVHPEWYVKHIKKLSEKVRDNEYIPEFFLKDRILDSGTPIKNNTYFAALEAVNASLTGANALINGEKYVYVLTRPPGHHATVDFACGYCYFNNAAIAAQYLLNLSKTKICIFDIDFHHGNGTQEIFYENPDVLYISIHGDPEYYFPWVSGFKNEVGNGKGKGSNYNFPLPGKVEWNEYKECFEHALEIITLNNIEFLIVSLGFDTHKEDPVGDFNLDDGSYRKMGNMLKSLNIPILFIQEGGYNPDSNYRAAKELFYKF; this is encoded by the coding sequence ATGAAAGTAATTAGTGTTTTGAATAAGAGTTATAGACCAACCCTTGAAATAGATAATGGAAAAATTGTTGATAACCCTGAAGTTCCAGAGAGACTGGAACTAATAGAAAGTTTTGTAGACCAAAATTTTGAAAAACTTACGTTTAAAAAATTTCCAGAGTTTTATGTTTATCAAGTTCATCCTGAATGGTATGTGAAACACATAAAAAAACTTTCTGAAAAAGTGAGAGATAATGAATACATTCCGGAATTTTTTCTTAAAGATAGAATATTAGATTCTGGAACTCCAATAAAAAACAACACTTACTTTGCTGCTCTTGAAGCTGTGAACGCATCTCTGACTGGAGCAAATGCTTTGATAAATGGTGAAAAATATGTGTATGTTTTAACAAGACCTCCTGGCCATCATGCGACAGTAGATTTTGCGTGTGGTTATTGTTATTTTAATAACGCGGCTATAGCTGCTCAATACCTTCTAAATCTTTCAAAAACAAAGATTTGTATCTTTGATATAGATTTTCACCACGGAAATGGGACGCAGGAAATATTTTATGAAAATCCTGACGTGTTGTATATATCCATTCACGGTGATCCTGAGTATTACTTTCCATGGGTTTCCGGGTTTAAAAATGAGGTAGGAAATGGGAAAGGAAAGGGAAGCAATTATAATTTCCCGCTACCGGGAAAAGTCGAGTGGAATGAGTACAAAGAATGTTTTGAACACGCTTTAGAAATAATAACTTTAAATAATATAGAGTTCCTTATAGTATCTCTTGGATTTGATACTCACAAAGAAGATCCTGTGGGAGATTTTAATTTAGATGACGGTAGTTACAGAAAAATGGGGAATATGCTTAAAAGTTTGAATATTCCTATACTTTTTATACAGGAAGGTGGATATAATCCTGATTCAAATTATAGAGCTGCAAAAGAGCTTTTTTACAAATTTTAA
- the rpiB gene encoding ribose 5-phosphate isomerase B, with the protein MKLAIGSDHAGYELKEKLKEYLTQKNIEIEDVGPYSTESVDYPDFALKVAELVKKGEVDYGILICGTGIGMSIAANKVSGIRAALCVIPEMGSLARKHNNANVLVLPGRLIGYELATWIVSEFLNTSFEGGRHERRVNKIKMLEEK; encoded by the coding sequence ATGAAATTAGCAATAGGTTCTGATCACGCGGGATACGAGCTTAAAGAAAAGCTAAAAGAATATTTAACTCAAAAGAATATAGAAATTGAAGATGTGGGGCCATATAGCACAGAAAGTGTAGATTATCCTGATTTTGCTTTAAAAGTTGCTGAACTTGTTAAAAAAGGCGAGGTAGATTATGGAATTTTAATATGTGGAACCGGGATAGGAATGTCAATTGCGGCAAATAAGGTTTCTGGAATACGCGCAGCATTATGTGTTATACCTGAAATGGGTTCTCTTGCAAGAAAGCATAATAATGCCAATGTTTTGGTTTTGCCTGGTAGATTAATAGGTTATGAATTGGCAACGTGGATTGTTAGTGAGTTTTTGAACACTTCCTTTGAAGGTGGACGTCATGAGCGGCGTGTAAACAAAATAAAAATGTTAGAGGAGAAATAG
- a CDS encoding STAS domain-containing protein — MYTLSEIDGVSIIKLKGELSFSNASSLRAWVNDALISKGKTKIIFDFTGVSRVDSFALGIFLSIYKNTDGNIAIFGVNDMVLRIISLTSLDRIIKIYPTLSKALEVFKE, encoded by the coding sequence ATGTATACTTTAAGTGAAATCGATGGAGTTTCCATAATAAAATTAAAAGGGGAACTTTCATTTAGTAATGCAAGTTCATTAAGGGCGTGGGTCAACGATGCTCTTATTTCAAAAGGCAAGACAAAAATTATTTTCGACTTTACAGGAGTTTCAAGAGTGGATAGTTTTGCTCTTGGCATTTTTTTAAGTATTTACAAAAACACAGATGGAAATATAGCCATTTTTGGAGTAAATGATATGGTATTGAGGATAATTTCGCTGACTTCACTGGATAGAATTATAAAGATATATCCTACTCTAAGCAAGGCTCTGGAGGTGTTTAAAGAATGA
- a CDS encoding STAS domain-containing protein translates to MFDIKLVNDVPVVKIKGEIDVSNAPQMKAYIHENTIKKGYKNCVLDLTDMEYIDSSGLGILVGLLKTFKINGGEVVLANLNSNILHLLRMTNLDRVLNIKNSVSEAIKFLNS, encoded by the coding sequence ATGTTTGATATTAAATTAGTAAACGATGTTCCCGTAGTAAAAATCAAAGGAGAAATTGACGTTTCAAATGCACCTCAAATGAAAGCTTACATTCACGAAAATACCATTAAAAAAGGATATAAAAATTGCGTCCTTGATTTGACAGATATGGAATATATTGACAGTTCAGGACTTGGGATATTGGTTGGGCTACTCAAAACTTTTAAGATAAATGGAGGAGAGGTCGTACTTGCGAATTTGAATTCTAATATATTGCATTTGTTAAGGATGACAAATCTTGATAGGGTTCTGAATATTAAAAATTCAGTGTCAGAGGCTATTAAGTTTTTAAACAGCTGA
- the lexA gene encoding transcriptional repressor LexA has translation MRELTERQKKVLDFITNYIQQRGYSPSIRDIARHFKITPRGAQLHLIALEKKGYITRNGNKSRTISLVKRPESISVPVKGQISAGQGIEMFEIVDEEIEIPIRMLQGYGDYFALKVTGDSMVDAHIIDGDYVIIKRQYKVANGQIAAAVIGDKVTLKRFYLKEDRVELVPENENMGTIICSPGEVKIIGKLVGIIRFYK, from the coding sequence ATGAGGGAGTTGACTGAGCGTCAAAAAAAGGTGCTTGATTTTATTACAAATTATATTCAACAAAGGGGATATTCACCTTCTATAAGAGATATAGCAAGGCATTTTAAAATAACGCCAAGGGGTGCTCAACTGCATCTTATAGCCCTGGAAAAGAAAGGTTATATTACAAGAAACGGTAATAAATCGCGAACAATATCGCTTGTAAAGAGGCCTGAAAGTATTAGTGTCCCTGTAAAAGGGCAGATATCGGCAGGCCAGGGAATAGAAATGTTTGAGATAGTTGATGAGGAGATAGAAATTCCCATTAGAATGCTTCAGGGATATGGAGATTATTTTGCGCTGAAAGTAACAGGAGACAGCATGGTTGATGCTCATATAATAGATGGTGATTATGTTATTATAAAAAGACAGTATAAAGTGGCAAATGGGCAGATTGCAGCAGCGGTTATTGGAGATAAAGTGACTTTAAAGAGATTTTATTTAAAAGAGGACAGAGTAGAGCTTGTGCCGGAAAACGAAAATATGGGGACTATTATCTGTTCTCCAGGAGAAGTGAAAATTATTGGAAAACTTGTAGGAATCATAAGATTTTATAAGTGA
- a CDS encoding archease yields the protein MYKEIEHTADVAFEIMNESFLGVLKDILDIIVDFYKPEYLNCSYYKRQIYEISEDEDGIFDIVNDWIAAIDLGYFPKEVDFENGNYVTLFCSYTGLLGEKFKALTYHSLRLEKDQSMYRTKVVFDV from the coding sequence ATGTATAAAGAAATAGAACATACCGCAGATGTTGCTTTTGAAATTATGAATGAATCATTCCTTGGAGTGTTGAAAGACATTCTGGATATTATTGTTGATTTTTATAAGCCTGAATATTTGAATTGCTCATATTATAAAAGGCAGATCTATGAAATTTCTGAAGATGAAGATGGAATATTTGATATAGTTAATGACTGGATCGCGGCTATAGATTTAGGATACTTTCCTAAAGAAGTAGATTTTGAGAATGGGAATTATGTCACTTTGTTTTGCTCATATACGGGGTTACTTGGTGAAAAGTTCAAGGCTCTAACGTATCATTCATTGAGACTTGAAAAAGATCAAAGCATGTACAGAACAAAGGTGGTGTTTGATGTATGA
- the gyrA gene encoding DNA gyrase subunit A produces MEIYRSIEEELKESYLSYSMSVIIGRAIPDVRDGLKPVQRRILYSMYELGVTHNKPFKKSARIVGEVMGKYHPHGDAAIYDTLVRLAQDWSMRYKLVEGQGNFGSVDRDPPAAMRYTEARLDRIAEEMLEDIDKETVNMLDNFDGSLKEPEVLPSKFPNLLANGASGIAVGMTTNIPPHNISELVSGFIALIKNPEMSVEELMNHVPGPDFPTGGEIIGKAGIREMYLTGKGSFTLRGKVSIEESKKKKSIVITEIPYSVSKSDLIKKIVEYAERSNLPIKDIRDESDKEGLRIVIEVAPNVNEEIIINNLYKHTQLQTQFHAQLLVIDKDKRPILMNLKEIMWAFVQHRFEIVRRRAQFFYKQYSKRAHILEGLIKASRSIDTIISVIRNSADQNTAISELIDMFDFTKEQAKAVVDLRLGKLTKLELSNLIKEYEDMIKKMQIEKELIESDTKVYEKIIDELTDIKEKYGDGRKSIILSKEEVSTEFDILQLLPDKEVVISLTKKGYLKMMDLKEFRTQRRGGKGITGSSLMQDDAIMEVIYTHLHGKTLFFTSSGKVFVLNNYEIEQNSRTSKGKQVARYLNIDANEKILTMLSVDNFDGELFFVTKLGKVKRTKLAEFKNINSRGMRAINFEDGDSLVSVLRIENNNQTVFIATKNGMCIRFSISEVRTMGRSAIGVIGIRLSKDDEVVSSTLLTDENKYILTVTNRGYGKMTEISHYRVQKRAGTGIRNISSPEKAGNVVGVSCVSGKEEMMIFTKHGMSIKININSISVLGRVTKGVKLVNLSKEDEIADFAIIRGEE; encoded by the coding sequence ATGGAAATTTATAGATCTATAGAAGAAGAGTTGAAAGAGTCGTATCTTAGTTATTCAATGAGCGTTATTATAGGAAGGGCTATACCAGACGTACGCGACGGACTTAAACCGGTGCAAAGGCGAATTCTCTATAGTATGTACGAACTGGGTGTTACTCATAATAAACCTTTTAAGAAATCGGCTCGTATTGTGGGAGAAGTAATGGGTAAGTATCACCCACATGGAGATGCCGCTATATACGATACTCTCGTAAGACTTGCTCAGGATTGGTCAATGAGATACAAACTTGTTGAAGGACAGGGAAATTTTGGATCAGTTGATAGAGATCCTCCTGCTGCGATGAGGTATACAGAAGCCAGGCTTGATAGAATAGCTGAAGAAATGCTCGAAGATATAGACAAAGAAACAGTTAACATGCTCGATAATTTTGATGGTTCGTTAAAAGAACCTGAAGTTTTGCCTTCTAAGTTTCCAAACCTTTTAGCAAACGGTGCATCGGGTATCGCTGTTGGAATGACAACTAATATTCCTCCACATAATATAAGTGAGTTGGTTAGTGGATTTATTGCTTTGATTAAAAATCCTGAAATGAGTGTGGAGGAATTAATGAATCACGTTCCAGGGCCTGATTTTCCAACCGGTGGAGAAATTATAGGAAAAGCTGGAATAAGAGAAATGTATTTAACAGGGAAAGGAAGTTTCACCTTAAGGGGTAAAGTTAGTATAGAAGAATCTAAAAAGAAAAAGAGCATAGTAATAACTGAGATACCATACTCTGTGAGTAAATCTGATTTAATCAAAAAAATTGTGGAATATGCCGAAAGGTCTAATCTTCCAATAAAAGATATAAGAGATGAATCAGATAAAGAAGGGTTACGAATTGTTATAGAGGTTGCTCCAAATGTGAACGAGGAAATTATAATTAACAATCTTTACAAACATACGCAGCTTCAAACACAGTTCCATGCGCAATTGCTTGTCATTGACAAAGATAAAAGACCCATTTTAATGAATCTAAAAGAAATAATGTGGGCTTTTGTGCAGCACAGATTTGAAATTGTAAGGAGAAGAGCCCAGTTCTTCTATAAACAATACTCAAAAAGAGCTCACATTCTTGAAGGATTGATAAAGGCTTCTCGCTCGATTGATACTATTATTTCTGTTATAAGAAATAGTGCAGACCAGAATACAGCTATTTCTGAGCTTATCGATATGTTTGATTTTACCAAAGAGCAGGCAAAAGCTGTTGTTGATTTGCGTTTAGGTAAGTTGACAAAACTTGAACTTTCAAACCTTATTAAAGAGTATGAAGACATGATAAAGAAGATGCAAATAGAAAAGGAATTAATAGAAAGTGATACTAAAGTTTATGAAAAAATAATCGATGAATTAACAGATATAAAAGAAAAATATGGTGATGGAAGGAAGAGCATTATTCTCTCAAAAGAAGAAGTGTCCACAGAATTTGATATATTGCAACTTCTTCCAGATAAAGAAGTGGTGATTTCTTTAACCAAAAAAGGATACCTGAAAATGATGGATTTAAAAGAATTCAGGACTCAACGACGTGGAGGAAAAGGTATAACAGGTTCTTCTTTGATGCAGGATGATGCAATAATGGAAGTTATATACACGCATTTGCACGGGAAAACTTTATTCTTTACGTCTTCTGGAAAAGTTTTTGTGTTGAACAATTACGAAATTGAACAAAACTCTCGTACAAGTAAGGGGAAACAGGTTGCAAGGTATTTGAATATAGATGCAAATGAAAAGATTCTTACAATGCTTTCAGTTGACAATTTTGACGGTGAATTATTCTTTGTAACAAAGCTTGGTAAAGTTAAAAGAACAAAGCTTGCAGAGTTTAAGAATATAAACTCTCGTGGAATGAGAGCAATCAATTTTGAAGACGGTGATTCTTTAGTTTCAGTGTTAAGAATAGAAAACAATAATCAAACAGTATTTATTGCCACGAAAAATGGAATGTGTATAAGATTCAGTATTTCAGAAGTTAGGACAATGGGAAGAAGTGCGATAGGAGTCATAGGGATTCGCCTTTCAAAGGATGATGAAGTTGTGAGTTCTACTTTGTTAACAGATGAAAATAAGTACATATTGACTGTGACAAACCGGGGATATGGAAAAATGACAGAGATTTCTCATTATCGTGTGCAAAAGCGAGCAGGTACCGGGATAAGGAATATTTCAAGTCCGGAAAAAGCAGGAAATGTGGTGGGAGTATCCTGTGTAAGTGGAAAGGAAGAAATGATGATTTTTACAAAACATGGCATGAGTATAAAGATAAATATTAATAGTATAAGTGTTTTAGGACGTGTGACAAAAGGTGTAAAACTGGTTAACCTTTCAAAAGAAGATGAAATAGCAGATTTTGCTATAATAAGAGGGGAAGAGTGA
- the metG gene encoding methionine--tRNA ligase produces the protein MKKFYITTPIYYVNSEPHIGSAYTTIIGDIIARYKRLLGYEVFYLTGTDEHGQKILQAARSSGKTPQELCDELSGKFKQLWKDLKITNDFFIRTTDEKHMKTVQLFVKKMKENGDIYKGAYKGWYCIPCETYWNEDEIEKSEEGKHLCPSCGRPLNFVEEENYFFKLSKYTEPLLKHFKENPDFVEPEFRKNEMLKILEGGLKDLSITRTTFKWGVQMPDDPEHVIYVWVDALINYISAIGYGENEEKFKKWWPADVHLIGKEINRFHSLIWPAMLMSVGLPLPKKIFAHGWLTVNGQKISKSLGNAIDPREFVKKYGNDVVRYYLARDIVFGKDGDFSEENLVQRLNSDLADDYGNLLHRTIAMVKKHFDSKIPDPEDETDSDVRLRTYYSELYESYINSMDNYKLTTALEEIWKFIAETNRYFDENKPWVLAKEGNKKRLATVLYNTLEAVLKIAVLLSPFMPDSSSEVLRRLNVTASFDEVFSEKWGFLSAGSSVIHGKPLFTKIDMRAFKKIADGVKKMEKKLESENVVDLISINDFAKVELRVAQVLEAEKIQKSEKLLRLIIDLGELGKRQIVAGIAKFYAPDQLVGKKIIVVANLKPAKLMGVESNGMLLAAKRENKLVLLTVDQDIEPGAKIS, from the coding sequence GTGAAAAAATTTTATATCACTACTCCTATTTATTATGTAAATTCTGAACCTCACATTGGAAGCGCTTATACAACAATAATAGGGGATATAATTGCGCGTTACAAAAGATTACTGGGTTACGAAGTTTTTTATTTAACTGGTACTGATGAGCATGGGCAAAAGATTCTTCAGGCAGCCCGGTCAAGTGGTAAGACACCACAGGAATTGTGTGATGAGCTTTCTGGAAAGTTTAAACAGCTCTGGAAGGATTTAAAAATAACAAATGATTTTTTTATAAGAACCACTGATGAAAAGCATATGAAAACTGTTCAACTTTTTGTGAAAAAAATGAAGGAAAATGGAGATATTTATAAAGGAGCTTATAAAGGATGGTATTGTATTCCGTGTGAAACTTACTGGAACGAAGATGAAATTGAAAAGTCTGAGGAAGGAAAGCATTTATGTCCATCCTGTGGAAGGCCTTTAAATTTTGTTGAAGAGGAAAATTATTTCTTTAAACTGTCAAAATACACAGAACCGCTTTTAAAGCATTTTAAAGAGAATCCAGACTTTGTTGAGCCTGAATTTAGAAAAAACGAAATGTTAAAAATTCTGGAGGGTGGATTAAAGGATCTCTCAATCACAAGAACGACTTTTAAATGGGGAGTTCAAATGCCCGATGACCCCGAACATGTTATATATGTCTGGGTTGATGCTTTGATAAATTATATTTCTGCTATTGGATACGGTGAAAATGAGGAAAAGTTTAAAAAGTGGTGGCCTGCGGATGTTCATTTGATTGGAAAGGAAATTAATAGGTTTCATAGTTTAATCTGGCCTGCGATGCTAATGTCTGTTGGGTTGCCTCTTCCAAAGAAGATTTTTGCTCATGGTTGGTTGACAGTGAATGGCCAGAAGATCAGTAAATCGCTTGGAAATGCTATTGATCCCAGGGAATTTGTAAAAAAATATGGTAACGATGTTGTAAGGTATTATCTTGCTCGGGACATAGTATTTGGAAAAGATGGAGATTTTTCCGAAGAGAATCTTGTACAAAGGTTAAATTCTGATCTTGCAGATGATTATGGAAATTTATTGCACAGAACTATTGCTATGGTAAAGAAACATTTTGATTCAAAGATACCAGATCCTGAGGATGAAACTGATTCGGATGTAAGGTTAAGAACATATTATTCAGAATTGTATGAAAGTTATATAAACTCCATGGATAATTATAAGCTTACAACTGCTCTGGAAGAGATCTGGAAGTTTATTGCGGAAACAAATCGCTATTTTGATGAAAATAAGCCATGGGTACTTGCAAAGGAAGGAAATAAAAAGCGTCTTGCCACTGTTCTTTACAATACTTTAGAAGCTGTGCTAAAAATAGCAGTTCTTCTGTCGCCATTTATGCCTGATTCTTCCAGTGAAGTGCTCAGAAGGTTAAATGTAACTGCTTCTTTTGATGAAGTTTTTTCTGAAAAATGGGGATTTCTTTCAGCTGGTTCTTCTGTGATTCACGGGAAACCGTTGTTTACCAAAATAGATATGAGGGCTTTCAAAAAAATAGCTGATGGGGTGAAAAAGATGGAAAAGAAATTAGAGAGCGAAAATGTTGTTGATTTGATAAGTATAAATGATTTTGCAAAAGTGGAACTTCGAGTTGCTCAGGTATTGGAAGCGGAAAAAATTCAAAAGTCTGAGAAACTTCTTAGATTAATAATTGATTTAGGAGAACTTGGCAAAAGACAGATAGTTGCAGGGATAGCAAAGTTTTATGCACCAGATCAGCTTGTAGGGAAAAAGATTATTGTCGTTGCAAATCTTAAACCTGCAAAACTTATGGGAGTTGAATCAAATGGTATGTTGCTTGCTGCAAAACGTGAAAACAAATTAGTTCTTTTAACTGTGGATCAGGATATAGAACCTGGCGCCAAAATTTCGTGA
- a CDS encoding HepT-like ribonuclease domain-containing protein, producing MKKAKPYLEHILQECEFLIENSNGLEYADFISNPVMIRAFIRSLEIIGEAVKNLPQSFKEKYPYIPWREIAGMRDKLIHEYFGVNYEIVWKTVKKDISNLKIQINKILEKLGYNDQF from the coding sequence ATGAAAAAAGCAAAGCCGTATCTTGAACATATATTACAGGAATGCGAGTTTTTAATAGAAAATTCTAATGGACTTGAGTATGCTGATTTTATCAGTAACCCTGTTATGATTCGGGCTTTTATCAGAAGTCTGGAGATTATAGGAGAAGCTGTAAAGAACTTACCGCAAAGTTTTAAAGAAAAATATCCATATATTCCCTGGAGAGAAATAGCGGGTATGAGAGATAAACTAATTCATGAGTATTTTGGCGTAAATTATGAAATTGTCTGGAAAACAGTAAAAAAAGATATTTCGAACCTTAAAATTCAAATAAATAAAATATTAGAAAAACTGGGTTATAATGACCAGTTCTAA
- a CDS encoding nucleotidyltransferase family protein encodes MKENVKSLEEIIQILIQHREYLEEKYRIKSLKIFGSYAEGKQTEKSDIDLIVDFYEVPTLIEFVRIEEELSKILGVKVDLLTEKSISPFIKPYIKEVEVI; translated from the coding sequence ATGAAGGAGAATGTAAAGTCTTTAGAAGAAATTATACAGATTCTTATCCAGCACAGAGAATATCTTGAGGAAAAGTATAGAATAAAAAGCTTGAAAATCTTTGGTTCATATGCAGAAGGAAAGCAAACAGAAAAAAGTGATATAGATTTAATTGTAGATTTTTATGAAGTGCCAACACTTATTGAATTTGTGAGAATTGAGGAAGAACTAAGTAAGATACTGGGCGTGAAAGTGGACCTTCTTACAGAAAAAAGTATAAGTCCTTTTATAAAACCTTATATAAAAGAGGTCGAGGTTATATAA